Within Sinorhizobium sp. RAC02, the genomic segment CGCCGGCACCAGCCGGCAAAGGCTTCGATGGCGGGGTCGCGCAACACCGGGCTTTCGTTCAGCGTTTCGTGGCGCATGCCGGGATAGACGATCGTGGTTACGTCCTCAAGCCGCGATTTTTTCAGCCGCTCCGCAAAAGCCAGGGTTGCGCGCCCGAGATCGGTCGCGGGATCCTCGGCGCCGCCGACGAGGTGGATCGGCAGTCGCTTGGGGAGACGGGCGAGCCCGGCGGCGGAGGCATCGTAGAAGGTGACGGCGAAGATATCGATCCACATCGAGACATTGACGTCGAAGCCGCAGAGCGGATCGGCAATATAGGCATCGACTTCGGCGGGGTCGTGCGACAGCCAATCGAACGTCGTGCGTCGCCCGGTGATGGATTTGCCCCAGGTATCGAAGGTAAGGCGCGGTAGCACGCCGCTGGGAACGTCCGAGCCTTTCAGCATGCGCTCCGCCGCCAGCACGGTTTGCGCGAGGCGTCCCGCCAGTCCCGGTTCCAGGTTCGAGTTCCAGACGGCGAGCCCGTCGATAGCGCTCGGATGGGCCTCGGCGAAGGCGAGGGCAAACAACCCGCCCATAGAATGGCCGAAGAGCACGACGGGCAGACCCGAATGCCGGCTGACCGCATGGTCGCGCACCGTGCGCATGTCGGCGAGGACACGGCTCACGCCGTCGCGTGGGGCAAACTGCCCGAGGGGTGCATCCGGCGCTGTGGTGAAGCCATGGCCGCGATGGTCATGCGCATAGACGTGAAAACCTTGCGATGCCATTTGCGCGGCAAAACGGGCGTACCGTGCGCTGTGCTCGGCAAGGCCATGGCTGATGAGGAGGATGCCGCGTGCCTCGCCGCGGGCGGCTTCGTGTCGCAGCGCAAGCGTCGCCCCGCTCGGGCTTTTGAGCGTTTCGGCCTCTGAAAACACGGCTGTTCCTCCCGTTTCCAAAAGGTCAACGCGATTTGCCGTGCAAAGACAATGGGATGCGACGTGTATTTTTTGTGCGCCTCCCGTTTTTCGCGATTTTTCAGATTCCTGGTTGCATTTTCCTGATTTTTGGTTGCATATGATCTTGTTTTGTTCTCGTGCGGAGGCTGGTCATGAAGACGAATGCTGCACTGACTTTCAACACCGTTTTGTTCCTTTGCGTCATGTGTCTCTCCTGCCTCGTCGGAGGAGTTGGCCTTGCCGTCGCCCAGTCTGCGCCCGCTGGTGGCGGCCAACGGGAAGTCCTCGCCGTCAGTTGGCTGCCCGGCTATTGCGCGGCGCGACCGAAGAGCCGCGGCTGTGCGGATTTTTCGGCGACCTCGCCGGCTGCCCGGCAGCTTTCGCTGCTCAGCCGCTTCCAGGTGCGCAAGAGCTATTGCGGTATCGAAGCCGACCTCAAGCAAAAGGCGCGAAAGGGCAAATGGACGGATCTGCCGGAGATCGTGCTCGCGTCAGGCACCAAAGAGCGCCTGCTCGCGGCCATGCCTGCCGCACGCCTTGGCCTCGACCGTCAGCAATGGCTGAGGAGCGGCAGCTGCGTCGCCGCCTCGGCAGAGGTGTATTACAGCCGTTCGCTGGACCTCATGGATCAACTGAATGCCTCTCCGGTGCGGGCGCTGTTTACGCAAAAGGCCGGCGGAACCCTGTCGCTTACGGACGTCCGCGCCGCTTTCGACCAGGCCTTTGGCCGAGGCGCCGGCGAACGGGTGCGGCTCAGCTGCCGCAAGGCTGGCGACAAGACCCTCATTGTCGGCCTGACGATCGGCCTTGCAGCGGGCGAGGGTAAGCTTGAGAACTTGATCGATGGTTCATCGCCAACGAAGTCGCGCTGCACCGAGGGGGACCTGGGCATGGGGCAGGCCGGCTAGCCTTGCCCGGGTCTGGGTCTCTGCGAAGGCGTCGTTGCATCAGGCAACGGCGGGAGGACGCGGAGCTGGCAACGCAATTTTAAGCGGACCCACCCTATCGTCCGGATCGCAAGAGATGCGGGGCAAGGCGATGGCGGAGAGTGTTTCCGAAGCGGAAATTGGGGCCGGCACGCTGGATGCCGCCTCCGCGATGCGATCCTTCGGTGTCGTCTTTGCTACCAGCCTTCTGATCGTGCTCATGGATTTTGCGGACGGCAGCCTCTTCAATGTCGATGTCGATGACCGGCTTCGCGAATTGCAGATCCGGTTCCTGCTGTCGGAAAAAGGGAGTTGGTACGATCCGACGCTGCCTTTCATCGCGATGCCGGAACCCTATCTTTCCCCCTGGTCGCGTCTCGTCGATCTTCCCTATGTCGCGATCGCCAAGGGGCTGTCGCTTGTAATGCCGGCGGGCCAGGCGCTGCAGGCGGCGTTCTGGATCTGGCCGCTGGTCATGCTGGCGATTTTCAGCCTGCTCGTGACGTCGCTTGCGACGCGGTTGTTTGG encodes:
- a CDS encoding alpha/beta hydrolase, whose translation is MFSEAETLKSPSGATLALRHEAARGEARGILLISHGLAEHSARYARFAAQMASQGFHVYAHDHRGHGFTTAPDAPLGQFAPRDGVSRVLADMRTVRDHAVSRHSGLPVVLFGHSMGGLFALAFAEAHPSAIDGLAVWNSNLEPGLAGRLAQTVLAAERMLKGSDVPSGVLPRLTFDTWGKSITGRRTTFDWLSHDPAEVDAYIADPLCGFDVNVSMWIDIFAVTFYDASAAGLARLPKRLPIHLVGGAEDPATDLGRATLAFAERLKKSRLEDVTTIVYPGMRHETLNESPVLRDPAIEAFAGWCRRVAGERPRTPEHA